A single window of Cottoperca gobio chromosome 9, fCotGob3.1, whole genome shotgun sequence DNA harbors:
- the LOC115013115 gene encoding flavin reductase (NADPH)-like, which produces MKIAVLGATGQTGQYLVNQALQQGHMVTAIVRNPAKLTVHHDNLKVVEADIFSADSLTTHFKGQDVIMSCLGFSFSFFSTVTGYTLSMNSMISAMREARVNKIITMTSWYTEPNSGAQSPYLIRFILLPMIRSVLTNMHEMEQFLHKSEDINWTVVRPPGLKNLQASALEFMTHEGYFVPDGSGYPVGSAVGRGDVARFMLSLLNSNAWVKKGVAITTK; this is translated from the exons ATGAAGATCGCCGTGCTGGGAGCCACTGGGCAGACTGGACAGTATCTGGTCAACCAGGCGCTGCAGCAGGGTCACATGGTCACTGCCATCGTCAGGAACCCGGCAAAACTCACCGTGCATCATGATAATCTCAAG GTGGTGGAAGCTGATATTTTCTCAGCAGACAGTCTGACAACTCACTTCAAAGGACAGGATGTGATCATGTCCTGCCTCGgattctccttctccttcttctcgaCAGTGACGGGCTACACCCTGTCCATGAACAGCATGATCAGCGCCATGCGGGAGGCCCGGGTCAACAAGATCATCACCATGACCTCCTGGTACACAGAGC CTAACTCTGGAGCACAGTCACCTTATCTCATCCGGTTCATCCTGCTGCCGATGATCCGAAGTGTCCTCACCAACATGCATGAGATGGAGCAGTTTCTGCACAAGTCCGAGGACATCAACTGGACTGTGGTTCGCCCGCCTGGCCTGAAGAACCTGCAGGCCTCAG CTCTGGAGTTTATGACCCATGAGGGATACTTTGTGCCCGACGGCAGTGGTTACCCAGTAGGCAGCGCAGTGGGAAGAGGAGACGTGGCTCGCTTCATGCTCTCTCTACTCAACAGCAACGCCTGGGTCAAGAAGGGAGTCGCCATCACTACCAAATGA